The sequence TTTTCAACTTAGGCTGACTATCTTCATTTAAATCATTATCCCAATAAAACAGATCTTCAGTAAATGCGTTATAGTAAAGAATGTCATTTCTTGCAAATTCACTATGATTCTTGGGGGAAACTAATTCTTTAAATGCTCTTGAAAGCCTTGTTTTACCTGAACCATTAAACGCGTAAATGAGTTGAACTTTCTGCTGTTTGTCCCTTAGCATTGTTGCAATTTCAGTCAAATCTTTACTCATAATCTTACTACCTTATTATTTAGGAAAATCCAACAACTGCTCCCGATAATACTCATACTGTTTCCGTCTTAACGCAATTTCTTTCGGTAATCCTTCGCTGATAGAATTAGTCAAGCGATCGAATTTATCTAAAATTTTGACAATTTTTTGTTGTTCTGTTAATGAAGGAACAGGAATCTCATATTTCAAAAAATTATTTGAATTAAGGCGAATGACTTTTGTTCCTTGTGCATATTTTTCTTTATATTTTGCAAAACGTTCTGTTTGCAATAAATAGGTAAGATATTTTGTTTCTAAATCATTATTAGGTCTAAATGCAAACATATCACCTGAAAAAACTATTTCATCGCCTAACCAACCTAATGGTTTCATTACATCTTCAATGTTTTCACTTGTCCCCGCAATTAACACATCGCCTTTTCTGGCTTTTTTGAGTTTTTTGGCTAATTCAACAGAAACAAAAGACTTCGTTTTATCTGCAAAAGTACTATAATAAGTATAAATCTGCCCATAATGAATTGCAGGTACTCCACTTTCAGTAAAATCTTTTTTCTGTAATCCATTTCCACGAATTAACTCACCAACTTCCCCCAAAGCCTTAAACACCACTTGACCACTGTGGTACAAGGCTTTGGTGATGTCATTATACCCCCCCCTATCTAAATCTTGCGGGAATGTCAATAGGGTTTCTCGGTAATATTGATATTGTTTTTTCCGCAGTGCTAATTCAGCTTCCAGCGTAGCTTCCAGCTCAGTGAATTTGTCAAGTGTTTTTACAATTTTTTCTTGGGTTGAGAGTGGGGGGATTGGGATTATTATTTTAGCTAATTCCTTCATTGGAACACTTTTAACCGTACCTCCAGCAGATTTACTTAAAAAATCTTTTCTAATGAAATCTATTTCAAAAAGATATAAAAGGAATTTAGGCAAAATTATATTCTTCTTTGGTTTTATGGCATAAACTCCTTCTTTGATATTCCAATTCCTAGGTTCTTTGTCAATCAGTGCTACATTTCCAATAGTCCCTGTTCCAGAAAATAAAATATCTCCAATTTCTAAATTAGAACGGTTATTACATAATTTCAACGCTTCATCATTTAATTTATCAGTTTTATCAGTAAAAATGATTTTATGATTTTGTAATTCTCTAATTGTTACATAGTAATTAGTTGCATCAGGTGTATTTAATGTAAAAAATTGTCTTGGATTTAAACCTGTTTTTATCGAATGACAAACTTCCCCCAAAGGCTTCCACTCAACCTCAGCCCCATTTAATAATTTCTCAATAATTTGATTACTCATTTTGCAAATTTTCCTGATTTTTATACCGCTTGTTTTAGATTGTGGCGAATGTAATTCACCCCTACGATGATAACCTTTGATAAAATTTCAACCGTTTTTCAAGTCTTGACAATTTAAATTATTGACCTTTTGATCCATTTCAGTATAATGACCCCCAATAACTCCCCTAGCTTTGCCAACCCACGAGGTTGGAACTACAAGGTTGGGGGCTTTCTTTTTAGGCTTTCTGCCATAATTTCCACTGACTCAAATCTGTCACAATACCCATTTGTTGTAAATTAATCGCATCATTTTCAACATTGGGAAATTCTTCCAAAAGTGCCAAAAATCTTGCTCCCCAAGTTGAATTTGGGCAAATCACATCTAACATACGCTTCATTAAACAAAAATAGACAAAAGGCTGAGCAACATTAAGCTGTTTCCATTGTGCATCTTGTAAGCCTTTCAGATTTGCTTTGAAAATAATCGGCTTATTCCACAAGCGGCTATGATGAGCGGAGACATTTCGGATAAAATTAAAAGCGTGCAAATGCGTTTGTAAATGTTTCCCGTCTTTTAAGTGATAAATTTTGGCAATGCGGTCTTTATCTTTCGATAACATTCCCTTGTAAAGCATCGACATTGTGCCGAAATCCCATACTTCGCTGGCTGCCCAAATCGGTAAATCGCCATAATGTTCTAAATGATGCTTAACAAAACTACTTTCTGATTCTCTATTGATTAGATTTTGATATTTATCTAACCATTTTTGATGTTCAAAGTGCGGTTCAAAATACTGTGATTTTTGATGAACTAATGGTTCATATTTACCTAATTCATAGGCAATACTCACTCTTAAAGCAATTTCAATACGTTCTAAAGCATCAAGTGCTAACTGTCTGAGCTTTTTGTCAAAAATATACAATGCTTTTACATCTTCAAAACGGCTATTAGGAATAAACTGATCTAGCCGATTTTTAGGATTGCCTGGATCTATTTGTCGAAAAGAATACAGATACCCACTTAGCCGATAATAACCAAGACTTTTCAAGTAGCCTAAAGCTTTCTTTTCGTCATTAATCAATAGCCCTCTTTCTTGTAAAAGATCGAGTTGTTCATTAAAACTTTTCCAAAGTTTCTGCTGCTTCATATTTATAATTATTTGCAAATTTTTCTGATTTTTATACCGCTTGTTTTTATGTCTTAGGGCGAATATGATTCGCTGCTACGATGATAATCCTGATTTTGGGAATATTTATCTATTTTTGTAGGGGCGGATTATATCCGCCCTCTAATCATTTATCCGTTTTCAATCTCCGCCACTATTTCATCAATTTCCCTCCGCAAGCGGTCAATTTTTGCCACCGTTTCACTAATTTCGGCATTGAGTTCAGTAATGTTAATCACTTCTCGGGTATCTTTTTGTTCGACATAAGAGCTTACCGCAAGATTGTACTCATTATCCGCAATTTTGCGATTATCGACTGATTTTGCTAAATGATCCACATCGGCTTTATCAGAAAAAAGTTGGAGAATTTCAGCAATATGCTCATCGGTTAGTACATTATTGTTGGTTTCTTTCTTAAACAGTTCGCTTGCATCAATAAACTGGGTTTTTGTATCAGTTTTATGCTTGGAAAGCACTAAAATATTCGTTGCAATACTTGTGCCAAAGAAAAGATTTGGCGGTAGTGCAATTACGGTTTCTACAACATTTTGCTCAATGAGATATTGACGAATTTTTTGCTCTGCACCGCTACGATAGAAAATACCGGGGAAAGTGACAATCGCAGCACGCCCTTTTGCTGAAAGATAATTTAAGGCGTGCAGAATAAAGGCAAAATCGGCTTTGGATTTCGGTGCGAGAATACCCGCCGGTGCAAAACGCTCATCATTAATTAATGTTGGGTCATCAGAACCAATCCATTTAATCGAATAAGGCGGATTAGATACAATCGCATCAAAAGGTTTATCATCTTTTAATTTTGGGTTGATCAGCGTATCGCCCAATTCAATATGGAATTTGTCATAATTGATATTATGCAAAAACATATTCATACGAGCGAGGTTGTAGGTGGTATGATTGATCTCTTGCCCAAAGAAGCCTTCTTCAATCACGTGATCATCAAATTGTTTTTTCGCTTGTAGTAATAACGAGCCAGAACCACAAGCCGGATCATAAATTTTATTAACAGTAGTTTGTCCATATAAAGCTAGTTGTGCAATCAATTTAGACACATTTTGCGGAGTGAAAAACTCTCCACCAGATTTACCAGCATTTGCTGCATAGTTTGAAATCAGAAACTCATAAGCATCACCAAACAAATCAATTTGATTATCTTCAAAACGACCAAAATCGAGTTCCGCTACGCCTTTTAATACCGCAGCAAGACGTTTACTTTTTTCACTGACACTACTGCCCAATTTACTTGATCTTGTATCAAAATCAGCAAATAAGCCTTTAATATCTTGTTCCGATGGATAACCTACAGCAGAACTTTCAATAGCCTCAAAAATCTCAGCCAATTCAGTATTGAGTGCCTGATTTTGGTGTGCAGTTTTTGCTACATTTTTAAATAACTGACTTGGATAAATAAAATAGCCTTTGGTTTTAATCGCATCTTCTTTAATGCCAAATGCATCAATTTCTTCATCGGAATAGGTAGAATAATCAACACTTTCATCACCGTTAGCGATATATTCTGCAAAATTTTCACTAATAAATCGGTAAAACAATGTGCCTAATACATATTGCTTAAAATCCCAACCATCTACCGCTCCACGAACTTCGTTTGCAATTCGCCAGATTTGACGCTGGAGTTCTGCTCTTTGTTGAATAGTTGCCATTTATTTGTTCCTAATATTACTCGTATACTAAAGCGGTCGAATTTCCCCAAATTTTTGCACATTGTTTATTTGCAAAATTCTCTGAAAAAACGACCGCTTGTTTGAGTGAGATTATTCTTCTGTTGATGTTTCTACATTTTCCGCGTTTTCAACTGCTTCGATGTTTTCATCATCTTCTTCAGGCTCGCACACTCGTTCTAAACTCACAACATGTTCATCTTCTGCGGTACGAATAATGCGAACGCCTTGGGTATTTCGTCCAACTAGGCTGACTTCAGCAACCCTTGTGCGAACTAGTGTGCCGGCATCGGTAATCAGCATAATTTGGTCGGTATCAAACACCTGAACTGCCGCAACCACTTTACCATTACGTTCATTCACTTTGATAGAAACCACACCTTTTGTTGCACGAGATTTCACCGGATATTCGCCAATGACGGTACGTTTACCGTAGCCGTTTTGGGTGACAGTTAAAATATCGCCTTCGGTGCGAGGAATGACCAATGAAACCACGCGGTCGGTGTCTAGGCTCACGCTGGTTGAATCTTCCGCTTCCTCATTTTCAATTTCGATGATTTCTGCGTCTTCAATTTCATCACTTGAAATTTCGGTAGTAGCAAGTTTGATACCACGTACACCTGTTGCGGTACGGCCCATTGCACGCACGGCTTTTTCTGCAAAGCGAACCACTCGACCTTGTGCCGAGAACAACATAATTTCGCTTTCGCCGTCTGTGATGTCCACACCGATTAATTCATCGCCTTCGCGAAGTTTTAATGCAATTAGACCGCTTGATCTGACGTTGCTGAATGCATCTAACGAAACTTTTTTCACCACACCACTTGCGGTTGCCATAAAGATAAATTTATCTGCTGAGAATTCGCCGTTTGGAATCGGGAGAATCGCGGTAATGCGTTCGTTTTCTTCTTTCACTAACGGCAGAATATTCACAATCGGCGTACCACGTGCACCGCGGCTGGCTTGCGGTAATTGATACACTTTTAACTGATATAAACGACCGCGGCTTGAGAAGCAGAGGATCGTATCATGAGTGTTGGCCACCAATAGTTTTTCGATAAAGTCGTCTTCTTTCATTTTCGTTGCAGACTTACCTTTACCACCACGGCGTTGAGCTTCGTAGTCAGATAACGGTTGATATTTCACATAGCCTGCGTGAGAAAGTGTTACTACCACATCTTCTTGGGCAATTAAATCTTCAATGTTAATGTCGCCAGAGGCTGCGGTAATTTCAGTACGACGTTCATCGTTAAAGGTCGCCTTAACCAGCTCTAATTCCTCACGAATTACTTCCATTAAACGCTCAGCACTGTTTAAAATACGCAATAATTCGCCAATTTCAGTGAGTAACTCTTTGTATTCTTCAACGATTTTTTCGTGTTCTAAGCCTGTTAAACGGTGTAAACGTAATTCCAAAATCGCACGGGCTTGGGCTTCTGATAAATAATATTGACCATCACGTACGCCTAAGTTTTCCGGTAAATCTTCCGGACGAGAGGCATCCACCCCTGCGGCTTCTAACATTGGGGCAACATTTCCTAATGCCCAAGGGCGAGCTAATAAGCCTTCACGCGCTTCTTCAGCCGTTTTTGAGGCACGGATTAATTCAATAACAGGATCAATATTCGCTAATGCAATCGCTAAACCTTCTAAAATATGTGCACGTTCACGCGCTTTGCGTAATTCAAAAATCGTACGGCGAGTAACGACTTCGCGGCGGTGTTTCACAAAGGCTTCGATAATTTGCTGTAAATTCAACACTTTTGGCTGACCGTTATCAAGGGCAACCATGTTGATACCAAAGGTGACTTGCATTTGGGTTAAAGAATAAAGGTGATTTAACACCACTTCGCCCACTGCATCACGTTTGATTTCAATAACAATTGAGATACCTTTTTTGTCCGAATAATCATCAATTTTACTAATGCCTTCGATTTTCTTATCTTTTACAAGCTCGGCAATTTTTTCGATGAGTTTGGC comes from Mannheimia granulomatis and encodes:
- the gyrA gene encoding DNA topoisomerase (ATP-hydrolyzing) subunit A yields the protein MSELAKDIIPVSIEDELKTSYLDYAMSVIVGRALPDVRDGLKPVHRRVLFSMDQNSNTYNKPHVKSARVVGDVIGKYHPHGDSAVYDTIVRMAQPFSLRYMLVDGQGNFGSIDGDAPAAMRYTEVRMQKITQELLTDLDKETVDFSPNYDGKEMIPDVLPTKIPALLVNGSSGIAVGMATNIPPHNLGEVLDGCLAYIDNENISVEELMQYIPGPDFPTGAIINGRKGIEEAYRTGRGKVYVRAKASVETTDKGREQIVVTELPYQVNKAKLIEKIAELVKDKKIEGISKIDDYSDKKGISIVIEIKRDAVGEVVLNHLYSLTQMQVTFGINMVALDNGQPKVLNLQQIIEAFVKHRREVVTRRTIFELRKARERAHILEGLAIALANIDPVIELIRASKTAEEAREGLLARPWALGNVAPMLEAAGVDASRPEDLPENLGVRDGQYYLSEAQARAILELRLHRLTGLEHEKIVEEYKELLTEIGELLRILNSAERLMEVIREELELVKATFNDERRTEITAASGDINIEDLIAQEDVVVTLSHAGYVKYQPLSDYEAQRRGGKGKSATKMKEDDFIEKLLVANTHDTILCFSSRGRLYQLKVYQLPQASRGARGTPIVNILPLVKEENERITAILPIPNGEFSADKFIFMATASGVVKKVSLDAFSNVRSSGLIALKLREGDELIGVDITDGESEIMLFSAQGRVVRFAEKAVRAMGRTATGVRGIKLATTEISSDEIEDAEIIEIENEEAEDSTSVSLDTDRVVSLVIPRTEGDILTVTQNGYGKRTVIGEYPVKSRATKGVVSIKVNERNGKVVAAVQVFDTDQIMLITDAGTLVRTRVAEVSLVGRNTQGVRIIRTAEDEHVVSLERVCEPEEDDENIEAVENAENVETSTEE
- a CDS encoding restriction endonuclease subunit S, coding for MSNQIIEKLLNGAEVEWKPLGEVCHSIKTGLNPRQFFTLNTPDATNYYVTIRELQNHKIIFTDKTDKLNDEALKLCNNRSNLEIGDILFSGTGTIGNVALIDKEPRNWNIKEGVYAIKPKKNIILPKFLLYLFEIDFIRKDFLSKSAGGTVKSVPMKELAKIIIPIPPLSTQEKIVKTLDKFTELEATLEAELALRKKQYQYYRETLLTFPQDLDRGGYNDITKALYHSGQVVFKALGEVGELIRGNGLQKKDFTESGVPAIHYGQIYTYYSTFADKTKSFVSVELAKKLKKARKGDVLIAGTSENIEDVMKPLGWLGDEIVFSGDMFAFRPNNDLETKYLTYLLQTERFAKYKEKYAQGTKVIRLNSNNFLKYEIPVPSLTEQQKIVKILDKFDRLTNSISEGLPKEIALRRKQYEYYREQLLDFPK
- a CDS encoding type I restriction-modification system subunit M, whose amino-acid sequence is MATIQQRAELQRQIWRIANEVRGAVDGWDFKQYVLGTLFYRFISENFAEYIANGDESVDYSTYSDEEIDAFGIKEDAIKTKGYFIYPSQLFKNVAKTAHQNQALNTELAEIFEAIESSAVGYPSEQDIKGLFADFDTRSSKLGSSVSEKSKRLAAVLKGVAELDFGRFEDNQIDLFGDAYEFLISNYAANAGKSGGEFFTPQNVSKLIAQLALYGQTTVNKIYDPACGSGSLLLQAKKQFDDHVIEEGFFGQEINHTTYNLARMNMFLHNINYDKFHIELGDTLINPKLKDDKPFDAIVSNPPYSIKWIGSDDPTLINDERFAPAGILAPKSKADFAFILHALNYLSAKGRAAIVTFPGIFYRSGAEQKIRQYLIEQNVVETVIALPPNLFFGTSIATNILVLSKHKTDTKTQFIDASELFKKETNNNVLTDEHIAEILQLFSDKADVDHLAKSVDNRKIADNEYNLAVSSYVEQKDTREVINITELNAEISETVAKIDRLRREIDEIVAEIENG
- a CDS encoding Abi family protein; this encodes MKQQKLWKSFNEQLDLLQERGLLINDEKKALGYLKSLGYYRLSGYLYSFRQIDPGNPKNRLDQFIPNSRFEDVKALYIFDKKLRQLALDALERIEIALRVSIAYELGKYEPLVHQKSQYFEPHFEHQKWLDKYQNLINRESESSFVKHHLEHYGDLPIWAASEVWDFGTMSMLYKGMLSKDKDRIAKIYHLKDGKHLQTHLHAFNFIRNVSAHHSRLWNKPIIFKANLKGLQDAQWKQLNVAQPFVYFCLMKRMLDVICPNSTWGARFLALLEEFPNVENDAINLQQMGIVTDLSQWKLWQKA